cttccaaaagtactttatcAGTTTTTTTATCAAACACCCATATTTCATTCAAAAGTAATTTTGGAGGGTCAAAAAGTATTTTCTGGCCCATCATAAGCTCTACTAAATAGGGCCTTAGGTTCTGTTTGGCAAAACTGTTGGCAATAGAGTTTTTTGAAATAGAGCTTTTTGaaatagagcttttataaaaagctatttgctcttaggtaactacatttttaaagtgttgcgagactttaatatgtgtttgataaacaaactgataaagtacttttggtatgacaaactaaccataaaaaattataaaatattatacaacagagcataataaaatataatatatattaatacataaatatataatatattataatattactgtaatgtaatataatattattataatatagtaatataatatggtATACTATAGCTCGACGGTTGCAGGCTATCCTTCATCGCTAACATCACGACCTACTGTTTCAAGTTGCGAACCTCTAGTGTTGCCACATTGAAGCAGCTAATGTACTCTCTGAGGGACTTCCTCTCCCTCTGCTTGATGTCTTATAACATATCTGAGCCGCATTGCCATCTTCAGCTAGAGACGAAGTGCATCATGAAGAGGCGGGCGAGCTGCTCAAAGAAGTGGATAGACACGGGCCGAAGCTGGAAGAACTAGAACCGAGTTGCCTTACGAAGGGTTGCAGGGAATGCCTTACAAAGCACGATGTTGGTGGCTCTATGCAGCATCATGAGAGCCTTAAAGCTCTCAAGGTAATCCAGAAGATCCAAGGTGCCGTCGTACAACTCTACTTAAGGCATCTTGAACCAAGGTGGGACCGATTCTTTCATAATCTACTAGGTGAAGGAAGGCTCCAAGAAAAAGTTGAGGTTGTGGTTCGCCCTCAGAGTCTATTCTTTGAGGGCCTGAATCTGCCAACCCATCTTCTCGATTTTTCTATCGAGGTCAGCATCTCGCTAGGGATGGGGATCCACATGGCGAGAAAGCAAGAGACTTAGAGCGAAGACTTCAATGGAATGAGGGCTTGGAGCACACCGTTTTACATCCCGACCATGACTGCTCCACTGGGTGTGTCGACTTTGGGAAAACGGCTCCAAGTCCTAGCCTCGGGAGCGGTGGTTGACTAGGCACATAAAATTGGCGACTGAGAATGATGCTAGGCTATCCAGAATTCCGAACGGATTGGCTCCGGTCACGCCACTGCCTACTACAGACTCTGGATAAGTAAGCGCCTGCACCTATTGGATAAGTAAGTTGAAATACTCATTATCCACAAGCGTGGCAGGCTGTTTAGGCAGAGTAGGCTATTTAGGTAGAGCACAACACTGCGAAGCATGCGATAAATCGCGGGCTCCTCGCAACTCATTCTAGCTCACTCTTCCTTCGATTGATGTTGATGTAGTTGGGGGGGGGCGGCATCCTCTAGCACCATTCTGTTGCCGCTGAATCCAATCCAAGGTTAGGGCACGACTCGAACAACCCTGAGTTCGGCTGAAAGCAAGTGGAGTAGGCTGGTTGAAAATGTCGAGCACTGAGCTCCTTCGGGGATGGCCTACAAATAAGTCCACTTGTTGGAGAATTTTCTGTGTAGAATccttcgatgcttaagttagaataATGAGGCAACAAtatggaagagagagaattaTCGCACGTGTGTAATGCGTATATTGTGTAAATAATACCTGAGGTCCCTCGGGTGCCCCTTTATATAGGGGAGCCTGCTTTGTCGTTACTTGAGCTGATATGACATACACTGATGGCCAGGTAAACGGCCGGTGGTACGACTGCGGCATAGAGCCAGTCTGCGTGAGCGGCATGCAGTGCAGGTCTGGAGCAAAGCATGGTGCTGCTACGACTGCGGGCTGCCAGGGCTGTTGATTGTTGGGACTGTCAGTCTTTATCGATACGTGCTGATTGTTCTCCTCGCTGATGGGCTTCTTGGCTAATGGTTCTTCGGTTGTTCGGCTCTTTGGCCGGGGCCGGAATTATTTTTCTCGGTTTATATCCGAAGTCAAGAAGATCGGTCTTATCCGAGGTTGAGATGACCAATATTTTCTCCATCAAACCTAATATATCGATACAGATTTACAATAAAAGAGAAGTGAAACTGTAACGTAAAAGCAGTGGTCCGAGTAGCAGAGAATCAGAAAAACTTTCGGCCGAATGAAGTATAAAACCTGTCACCCATCGACTGCAAGTACATAATAGATATCAGCTGGAGCAAGGAACAGCGTATTTGACTGAAACCTTGGGTTATTTCTGCTATTATTGAAGCTGAATTCTGATAGATTGCCTCCATCATCTCTGTAATGCCGCACCTGATGCATCAACCTGCAAAATTGCTGCAAATTCGGGCATTAGATTGGCAGAAGATTGGAAATGAATACCACCCAGCCTTGCCCTATTTGCCAAATAATTTGCAGCATAATTAGCTTGACGATATATGAACTTAACAACAAACATTTGAGATGTTCTCTTCCATGCCATAATCCTGAAAGATAGGATGGTCTTTTACCCTTTTAGTAAGCCAAGTTACCATCATTTTAGAATCACCCTCACCCACAATTGCTGTACTTTTAATTCCATTACAACAACCTGCACCTTCAGCTAGGCAGCAACTAACCAATTGAATAATGGTCCTATCATTATGATTGCTTGTGACAATATTTTTCTATCTTCCCATAGAGTTATTTGCCTTTCCATTTTAGGTGTTTTCTGGAAAGATCAAGTTATGCATGTATCCATCATCTATGGAatgtttgtttatttattttggtgGAAACCGGACTCTCCTCTCAAAATCATGCCTTTGCTGTGAGCATTTATGGGACGCTCAAATCACACCGGGACCATCTCAACCTGGCACATTACACATAGATAGATATAGGTGACTCATTAATGGCATGGAAAATTGGGTAGGAAGATGATAGCCAATTGAAAAGGTATCTTAGGGCCTGATAAAGAGCTCGTTTGGTCCAcggaaagtattttttctcTTAATAATATGATTCCTGAGAAGTACATATCTGGAAAAAGAATGTctgggaaagtacttttggcatgtttggttgataatagaaaagtgacagatttctaaagtacttatgtttggttgaccatctacTTTCTTcagaaagttatgtgtaattcccattatacttttaataaaattaggtctttaatacttctttaatgctgaagtgcttttttagaaaaaaataaaaatgaagtgattttcgGCACACGGAAAAGTAACTTCTaatgtttaaaataaaaagaaagatttttttattaaatatagaaatcatattttcatgggaatacaatttttccgtttctctcatttgaaaactctaaccaaacaagagacatctcattacttttctgttgaccacactttctgtctttctctttttttttttttttttgaaccaaacgagcccaaagtGTGTGAAAAGTACATTGGGCCCAGAACCGCTAACTTGGCAACTCTATAATCAATCAACCCACCATATTTTGACAACAATTCTGTCAGTTGACACTAATCTTTTCTTGTCGCATGGCAAAAAAGATTGTTCGTTTGCACTTCACTGGAGCAGCGTGGCACTTCCCGCACTAACCAGTCATAATGGCTCATCTCATAACCTTAACACTTGAGGTCTCTAGTAGGTTAAAGGCTAAGAAATACCCCAATCCAAGTCCAATTGCACTTGGGACAAATGGTTTCATGCGGAACATGACGAGCACCCTCTTAGTTTCCAAAATATAATAGTTGATTTTTTAAGTGAGTTTTTAAAGTTGATTTACAACCTAAGAAAGCATGCAAAGATCTGCTCTGTAATGAATTTTGTGGATGGGTCTCTGGTCCTTAATTCTTGTAATTCCTATCCAATCATGACCATGGTTTGCATGGTTAAATCGCCAATAACCAAAATTCACCAAAAAAcattttaattttgatgatattgAAAAGCATCATTATTCACTGTTAAAACAAATGAAACTAGGATTTCTCATTTCATAATTTACTAATCCTATCATATTATGCACATCTATCATGTGATTAACAGATTGACTCCCAGATACAAATACCATGACCATGTCCCTCACCTCAATCCAACTGCAACCAGGTGCCTTCTTAACCCCTTGCTCCATCATAACCCTCCTAACCTTCTCTGCTTCCCTCCATTGCTCACTGACACAATACAAGTTTGATAGCATCACATAGCCTACCTCTTTCTGAGGCTCCTCACTCACCAACTGCTCTCCCAACATCTTCCCAATCCTCATATCCCCATGAACAGCACATGCACTAAGCAAGGCCTCACATGTGTCCATAATCCTGTCACTAACAACCCTTGAACAACTGCCAAGCAACTCACCTGCCTCTTTCAAATGCCCAGCTCTCCCAAGCATGTTGATTATGCAAGCGATATGGTCTGCATCTAATTCGATCCCATGGACCGACTCCATCATCCGAAGGAAGTCTCTACCTTGCTCGAGAAGACCGGCGTGGCTACATGACATCAATAAACCTATGAAGGTAACCTTATCAGGCAAAATGCCACAAGCCAGCATGTCTTCATACCCCTCGAAAGCTTTCGTAGCCAATCCATGCAATGCAAATCCAAAAAGCATTGCGTTCCATGATACCAAATCCTTCCTTAAAATGCCATCAAACACTTGAATTGCAGCTTCAATATCCCCACATTTGGTATACATGTTCACTAAGCCATTCGCCACATAGAGATAAGAACTGAAACCGCAACGAATCACGCAGCTATGTGTCATTCTTCCATTTTGTAGAACTGCCAACATTGCACATGCATAGAGGATGGCGCCGAACGTAAAATCATCAGGTGTAAGGGAATTCCTCTTCATGTCAATGAAGAGAGAAAGGGCCTCTTCCCCATACCCGTTCCTCACAAACCCAGATATCATTGCTGTCCATGAAACAACGTTGGTCTCTGGTGCCTtgagaaacaaaagaagagcTCCATGTACATCACCAAACTTCATGTTAGCATCAATCATAGCATTCCATGACACAAGTGTTCTAGTCTCCATAGACCCAAAAGCCTTCAATGCATCGTTATGGAAGCCAAATTTGGCATAAAAACTGAGCACTGAATTGTTAACCTCAATGGCAGCATCCCATCCCCTTTTATAAATGAATGAGTGGAACATACGACCAAAGCGAGGGTCTGAAAGATCAGAGCAAGCATTCATGAGGCTGCCAAACGTGGTGACATCCCCTTCCACACCCAACAATTGCATCTTCTTGAACAAACATATCGAGAGTTCGATCTCGCCCAGCCAAGCATAGCCCATAATCAGAATATTCCATGAAATTGTCATTCTAACGGGCATTGCATCAAACAACTGATGCGCGTCATCCAACTGTGCCGAATTCACATAGCCATAGAGCAGGGAGCACCATGAGACCTCATTGCGTTCTTCCATTTCCTCGAACACCCGTAGGGCATCCAAAGGGCAGAAGCACTTGCCGTACATGTCGAGGAGAGAATTGGAGACCGGCAGCGAAGAGCGAAGCCCGAGTCGAAGGAGGAGGGCGTGGAGCTTCCTTCCGCTGCTGAGGTCGTGCAGGTCGGCGGAGGCGGCGAGGCCCGCGGTGAAGGAGAAGGAGTCGGGCCGAGCGCCGCATGTTCTCatgagggagaagagggagagggccCGGTGGGGTTGGCCCGAGCCGGAGTAGGCAGTGAGCATAGCGTTCCAGGAGACGGTGTCCTTCTCGGGCATTTCGTCGAACAGTTTGCGCGCGGAAGCGATCCGGCCAGAGCGAGCAAGGCAGACGAGCTTGGAGGTGGTGGAGATGAGGTCCAGGCGAGTCATCGACCAAACATCGGTGGATGGATTCAGCTAGAGATCAAAACCAAACCGATCTATTCACCCATTCATCCCGTGCTCCAACGAACGGTGGCATGCACCAGTGTGGGTGTGGATACACCGCACACAATAATTTTTCTAACTGAAGTCCGATCtgatttgatcaaattaaaatgaGTCCAATTGCAATCATGATTTTGGGTACATTTAACTCAAATGAACACCTAGTCTGGCCCAGGCATGAACCCTAATTATGCTGGGAAATGAATGGAAATCACGACTGAAATAAACTATATTAGATTCCAATTAActaagaatcaagtcaaatataAAGACGCATATCTGTAAAATATTAATGAATTGAATAATTTGTCTAAAAACATGGAGCATAATTCAAAATCTGGAAGTGAGTCAGGCATGAAGTAAACTTAGATCTGACATGAACTAAAGTTATGAAACTGGTGTCATTTTAGATTCAAGATCCCACATTATTTAGTGTTTGGTCAGACATGAATTATGTTGGGATTTTAAATATTGACCTAATATTCAAATCTAACGGAtacatacttaaaataaataattttcaataaaacccTGGCATACAACCCGAGAGTCTTGTTTTATAAGGTTTTCCTTATTACCTTATTACGAGAAAGGTACTGAAACATAATTCCAAGATATCATGGGTTAGTATGGGGAAACCTGCATAATCTTAATTCATGTTGGATATTGATGGTattcaaaaatacaaaaatatcTTAATATCCTTGGAATGTAAATCATATCATGGCATTTTGATCGTCAATTTTAGATAATTAttgtcaaaatttaaatttatgcattatttattttatcacaTTATATCTTGGATAGGTTACTAATTCTCAATCAGCTTAATAGAGGGCTGTCTATTAGTTACGGACCTAAAAACATATGGTTCTTCAAAAACTTAGTATATGAGTTGTGAGTTAGCAAATATGTACAACTAATTAACTAATATATAAATACAATAAGCAACACAATTAATAGTATCACAAACATAAGAATTGATAGTAGTTTGGTGCCAAATATAGCATTTACATCCACTCCTCAAGGCTTCCTTCTTACAAATTTTCAAGCTACCATTCATATTACCATGAATACATACATAGAGTACTACCAAACTAAACCCCTAGCTTAACCCAAACTAGTCACTTCATTTTTCAGGCATAAATAAGCCACTATACTCCATTTCAAGATCTGGATCAATCTATGCTTAAGTTTCAACTCCTTTTGAAACTTGACAATACCAAATACAATCAAAAGGAATAAGAAAATTTATACAAATAATTGCTCCTTGTTTGAACTGATTTGAGCCCTTTTTGGCATGCTTGGTATGTTGGAGGGAAGCTCTTAATTGTGCGCTTCTAGATGGAATATCCTCTTAATGCACAAAAAGTGGTGGTTGAAGGTTAATCGATGTTGGACATTTACTCTTTTGTTTTTCCTACAAACTTTTCAATATTCTTACTCTCCAATTGAACGTAGAAGCATTTATATCTTCAATAATGGCCGGAAGAGCTTTTTTGACTGTTAAAGGATTAAAAGTAGTCATTGGAGGGAATTAAATGTGAACTTTGTTCGCTGGAAAACTAGCCATTGAGCATGCACAGAATGGTTGACACCTAGTCACTTAGGGTACACTCCTAATAGGCTAGGGTCAACTCATGTTTGGATGGAGTCGGTTTTTGTTTGGCTGAAAATCATAGTCTTTTGTGTTCATCCTAGGGCCATCCTAAGATCCTTTTGGCATTTTGAGGTCGACTTCTCACTTATAGGGGTCAAATCTTAAAGTACTACAATTTTAACCTCTTATATTTTACCCTGTGGTAATTCTAGGTCGGCTCCTACTtgactagggtcgactcctcgTTTATGCCTGTTGACTCCTGCATGCTGGTATCGACTTCTGAAGTGTTGTGGACAGCAAGACTCTGATTCACCGCATGGCACTCTATTGAGATATCAGATATTGGAGCCTCATGTTTCATTGTTGACCCAAATGGTAGCAGAATTGAGATATGATATCCCTAACATCAGATTCTTGGTGACCAGTCAATATAGAAGGGTGGCAGACATCGAGGGGGAGACTAGATACTTACAAGCATCCATCAAAAGAGATATTAGCGAATTCATTGCAAGTGCTCAGAGGATCAACGTGCAGATTATGGGGATCCTCAGAGAGGTTCAAAATCAAGGCACCCGACGAAATTCTTCACTACTTCGGCTTCCATTCTTGTTGATACACTTagttgcttcattcaagaattgaGAGCTAATCAAGCCTATCAACTTGGTCCATCTCGTCCACCTCGCTCTCCTCCACTAGGATTTAGAGGCAGAAAATCTACTATCCATCGCCCATATCATGGCCCATCCTATTCCTCaccgtcatcatcatcatccgcCTCCTCCAATGAATCTAGAACTTAGGATCTTATCTTTATTCTCTATTTTTGTATAGatctctaaattattttaaattattcctAACTCCTATACCTCTTTCTCTCATTTTGAAAGTTTCATAGCTAACTGCAAAAAGTTATGAAAATATTCTCTAGAAGCTCATACATAAGATAGAAAATTTCATCCTAAGCTAcctcaagagtcgaccccaatattGTATCGAGTCAACCCCAGCACACTATCACTGACGATGCACCTTCCCAAACCGACTCAAACAGATCACGAGTTGACCCTAGAATAATCTTAGAAGAGAGACAACAAGTCAAAAAATTTATCACAtcaatgagtcgacccataaAATACTCAAGCCAACTTCAATCcaacaagagtcgactccagaaagagATGAGTCGACCCCTCAATGGCCATAGAGAAAAGGCAGAGAGCTGAAAAAATCATCCCATTGGTGAGTTGACCCATAGAAtttatgagtcgactctagtcAAACTAGAGTTGACTCTAGAAAcagtcaagtcgactccaaaacagcCACAGTGGAAAGACAGAGAGTACTGAAACTTAGtccattgaagagtcgacccctaaaagCAAAAAGTCGACCCCAGTCATCCAACGAGTTGAGCCCTaaactgagagagtcgactctacaAATGCCATGGACGAAAGATAGAGTGCAGCAAAACCAGAAGAAAGCTCAAGATGACTCATGcaaattacgagtcgactcttgaaaatCTCAAGTTGACCCTTGATAACGGCGAGTCAACTCCTCTGTGCCTAACAACTGTAGCAACTAGTTTTTCTACGAGCCTAAACAGTTGTTTTCATTCATTATCATAGCCACAACTATAGTTTAATCCAAGTCTCATACCTCTAGGGCCTCAATGTTGAAACAATTAATGTACCAACTAAGCAAGTCATCTTGCTTCTACTTGATAGCCACCAAACTCGTTGAGGTCTTCTTGCTTCTCCTGCTACTGATGAAGTGGCCAAAGAACTGCTAGCTGAGTTAATCAAATGAACTTATGGACCTAGGTTGAAGACCTAAATACCATGACCAAGTTGCTTTCTTGAGAGTGGTAGGAAAGGCTCGGCATGTGATTACTTCCGAGACACCTTGTAGAAGCATATCAGTTTTAAAGCTCTCTAGGTGATCTACGGGGTCTGAGATGCCATCATTCTACTTCAATTACATCATCTTGAACCTCGAAGTGAGTGACTCCATCATGATCTCCTTCTTGAAGGGAAACTCGTTGGTGAGCTCGAAGTCTTCAAGCATCTCCATCCCCTTCCCTTTCAAGTTCTTCATCATGGCTTCAGTATTTTTGTCCATCTCCTCGATTCTCCTATCAAGGTTGGCCTCTTTCATGGAAATCTTTCTACGTTGGCTTGATAAAGACTCCCTAGGACTTAATCCATCTTTGAGCAAGTTAGAACTTGGCTATCCTGGCAGGTTCCTTTGGAGCTTATTGGACGAGGTTGGTTTCTATTTTGTGTCGGTTGGTTGGGCTGGTCCTGCATGTTGGATTGAGGATTGGTTCTCAATGGAAGTAGATTTTGCACCATTATTGTCAGAGCTTGTACCTGTTGAATGAGTAGATTAAACTACTTGTCAGATATGATAGTCGCAAGTTGAGGAGCTGTTACTGTAGGTTAAGGGGCCAAGCCATGAGAATCATGTGACTCAAGCTGGTTATCCTGCTGAGCTTGCTTGCTACATTCAATATGGTTGTTTCTTCTTGACTTCATCCTTCTAGGTCTTTCTTTGTTCCAATAGACGATGCCAATCCGTTGCTGCCCAAATTTGATCTAATGATCTAAAGGGTTTCAATTGATATGCAAGGTGGATGAAAAGATATTGGCCTATGCATAGGAAGAAGGCATAAAGTCATCGGAGCTGATTTGGCCAAAGGTCTTGTGATGCTTAAATCAAAGACAGAACTTTGGAGAACagtagagaagaagaagaagacctgAAATAAAGACACAAGTATTGTATGTATGCAGTTCGTACCTAGTACGTCAAGCTGCTTtttttagatgaggtgtccttGTCCTACCGGGTTGAATTCTAGAGTTCAATGTCAAGTGAAGGGCTAACTCTTGACTTTCGTTATCCGGATCAGTCCAAGGATACAAGTTCGACTGAAATAGATTTCCTCGATGCTATGTGTTACCTCATAATTGGTAGATCAAATTTGAGCCATATCACCTACCATCATTTAACACATCTTTTTTATGTAATGGCTTGCTTATTGCATGTTGTGATAGGAATGACATGTTATGAAGCATCTTGCATCTGAAGCTTCTAATCATAGCTTGGTCGCACTTGGCATTGCATGCATTGAGGCTACTCCTGATGTTGCTACTCTTTGAAAAGAGAATGCAGATCGTCTTTCTTCTTCTGTACAAAATGGGGCTCAGTTTTGTCTATGGAAGATAGTGTTAAATTTTGTTTGCTGAGATGGCCTATGTAACTAGAGAAATGTCAAAGCCATGTGGAATCAAATTCTGTCACTCCGAGCAATAATGCTAGTGAAAATAGGGAGGCTGATGCAAATGTTGATTGAAATGACAAGAAGGAAAAATATTGATTGATAGGATGGTGACCCAATGGATTGATTTTGGttaatacaaaatatttgagCATGTTACTAATAATCGTATGTTGTTAGAGCAGTTAAATTGTTCTATAGGGCAACTATATGTATTTGAAGAGTTTTAGAAGCTTGGAGAAGCATTAAAATCAAGGTCTCAAAGTTAGAGAAGTGGTTGACAAGTTTTGTGGGGTTGTTCAGTTGAGGAGTCAATCCTAAGTTGAGTGGAGCCAACCCTTGGAAGACTACAGACTTAAACATAGAACCATTAAAATTTAGGAtctcaagagtcgaccccagcatgCAGGAGTCCACTAGGACTAATCAAGAGTCGACCTCAGCTAATCAGGAGCTAACCCTAGAACTGCTATAGGGTGAAAACAAAAGAGGCTGAAATTTTGGCATTTCAAGAGTCTATCTCCATAGGTCAGGACTCAACCGCTATGGTCAGAAATTGACCCCAAGTGGCCAAAAGTCGACTCCCAAATGGCATAAGGTGAAGACAAAAGACTATAGTTTTTAGCTATTTTAGGAGTCGACCCTGCTGATCAGTAGTCGACCCCACCCGATCAGGAAGCGACCCTAGATGACTAGGAGTCAATCTCCTCTATACGTGAATGTTCCGATGGCTAGTTTTCTAGCAAGCACAATTCATATTGAAAGCTCCCCAATGACTAGTTTCATCCCTTTAATGGTAAAAACAACTCTTCCGGCCATTAGTGGATATATAAGTAATTCCACATTCAATTGCAGAGTAAGAGAAATCAAAGAGGTTAAagaatttgaaagaaatataaGAGAGAGCTCGAAGTCTAAATTGATACTCTTTACCAACCATTTCAAGAGCATAATTTAAAGATTTTCATTTGAAGTATGCTTCTAGAAGTCCTTCCTCCAACAAATCAAACATGCTTGATTGGCTCATTTCAGCTCATTTAGAAGCAttcattatatttattatttatttgttatATTTCTTTATATTTATGGGTGATAAGTTTCTAAGTGTGTTGAAACTTGGGGATAGATGATCCGTGCTTTTAAAACGGATTGTAAAGGCTCATCCGTGCTTGTGAAACTGAGTAACTAGCTTGGGATAAGCGAGAGATTGTGGTCGGTGGTATTCAACATTTGTGCTCTTGGAAATATTAATAGTGGATTGAAGTTCTTAAGGATGGGGTGCCTTGGGGAGTATATGAAGGTGCTAGATCTGACACCAAACTACTATAAAACTTTATGTTTGCGATGCTATTAATTGCATTATTTGTTGCATTCATACATTAGTTAATTAGCTGCATATATTTGTTATCTCATGACACATAtactaaaaaattatttttccactGCACATACTCGAAGGATTTTGAAAAACCCAATTTATCTCCCATCTTGGATTccaaatttggattccaaattTGTCCCGACAGGTTGCTGCAATGTGTATTGTGACTGGTTGCTGTATGTTAttgcttcaaattttaaatttaaaatgaaaAGTTACAGCAGTTCTCCTGGGACTTTaaaaaactagttggctttgtgCATTTACGAAACTTCGGTGTTGTATATGATTTACGGGAGTACCAAGAATGGGTTCAATTCTTTGAAGCCACATGATAGCACTATGTGTGGGTTGCTAGGTGGCGCCAAATTTGTAATGAGCTTTTTCCTTGGGTTTGCAGTTGGTTGGCGTCTGAGCCTTAAAGGATGAATAAAGTGCAATTTTGCATTTTGGAACTATTGGTAATTAAGGCCACAGGGACCAATTTGGGATCAGCCTTGCCTTTTAGCCTAAACAGGCTTAAATTAGGTCCGTCCGGTTACATTTTAGGTTGTGTTTGGGTCTAAGCCCGGATCAGGCTCAGACATgcatttctaaaatatttttgagtTTAAATCTAGCAAAAGTCTAAAAAATTTCGGACCGGGCTTGGATGAAGATGAGGCTCAACTTGGATGTAGATACATGCCTAATACTATTTTTGTAGATACATGCCTAATACTATTTTTGTTTACTCtccattaaaaatttattttatttaaaatattatattagagTTGGGCTTATCAATCGAATAGCATGATCTCTGGCAAACATTTtcctctttaattttttttctccattACATAAACATGGCTTCCCTTTGGAACCCAAAATCCCATCCAAATACATGACTATTCTCACTCATTCCACTTTCCCTAGGTTCTTCTCCCAATCATCAATCTGATATAATGACCTTTCATAGCATAACCCCATTCCCGAGCGGAATGACAGCCCTCAAAGTGCTTGCCAAAAACACAAACAGATCTCCCATGCCCTCTAGATCCCCGATAAATTCCATAATCCTgctacaaaaagaaagaaatcttCCCCCTACCTAAGCCGCCAAAATGGACGGCCTCGATTCATACCACGAAGATGGTCGATCCGTGTGCCTCCGTTGCATCCAATCACATAGCTACTTCCTCACCAGATCCTGTCCCCCCAGATAAAATCCCATCGCATTCCTCCCTTTCTCCATTCCAGCGATCCAAGGGGCGTTCGTTTTTGTGGTAAGTCTCGTCGCCTGACATATGTCGACCGCCGAAGTAGCCGATGATCAGGCACTCCCCGCCGAGCCGCCGGCGGAGGTCTCGCCGGAGCCCAAGCCCAGCGAGGAGAAGCCgttgaaggagaagaagcccCGAGCTGCGAAAGCCTCTAAGGAGAAGGAGCCCAAGGCTTTcaagcaggggcggcccaatgcatttggaggcctaaggcgaactcactaaaaaaggccttttttaaaaaaaaataaatttttttttaataagtgtaaaatactttaaaatcttatttaaaaaaaattcttcaag
The window above is part of the Phoenix dactylifera cultivar Barhee BC4 unplaced genomic scaffold, palm_55x_up_171113_PBpolish2nd_filt_p 000162F, whole genome shotgun sequence genome. Proteins encoded here:
- the LOC103697574 gene encoding pentatricopeptide repeat-containing protein At2g36980, mitochondrial, translated to MTRLDLISTTSKLVCLARSGRIASARKLFDEMPEKDTVSWNAMLTAYSGSGQPHRALSLFSLMRTCGARPDSFSFTAGLAASADLHDLSSGRKLHALLLRLGLRSSLPVSNSLLDMYGKCFCPLDALRVFEEMEERNEVSWCSLLYGYVNSAQLDDAHQLFDAMPVRMTISWNILIMGYAWLGEIELSICLFKKMQLLGVEGDVTTFGSLMNACSDLSDPRFGRMFHSFIYKRGWDAAIEVNNSVLSFYAKFGFHNDALKAFGSMETRTLVSWNAMIDANMKFGDVHGALLLFLKAPETNVVSWTAMISGFVRNGYGEEALSLFIDMKRNSLTPDDFTFGAILYACAMLAVLQNGRMTHSCVIRCGFSSYLYVANGLVNMYTKCGDIEAAIQVFDGILRKDLVSWNAMLFGFALHGLATKAFEGYEDMLACGILPDKVTFIGLLMSCSHAGLLEQGRDFLRMMESVHGIELDADHIACIINMLGRAGHLKEAGELLGSCSRVVSDRIMDTCEALLSACAVHGDMRIGKMLGEQLVSEEPQKEVGYVMLSNLYCVSEQWREAEKVRRVMMEQGVKKAPGCSWIEVRDMVMVFVSGSQSVNHMIDVHNMIGLVNYEMRNPSFICFNSE